One segment of Natronosalvus halobius DNA contains the following:
- the dapF gene encoding diaminopimelate epimerase: MSAFADVHFEKYHGTGNDFLVIDAETYVPDRRGLASRECDRETGVGADGILFLALEDRYNPPRVIMTLVQPDGGTAPMCGNGARCAGRWAMERTGSDEVMIDTQAGTRRAYRVEGDGSDGYDGSHGNDSDEQDQDQDDRIAVEMGDPTFDPKSIPVLADEPVIEEPIEGLEVTVVNTGVPHAVAFVDDVDAVDLEAVAKPVRHADAFPLGTNVNLASPDTEGFRQRTFERGVEGETDACGTGAVAIAAAARRLGLADGDSISVSPPGGNLEVVFDGDTATLIGPVEHEFDGEVQTTHFSSFDP; encoded by the coding sequence ATGAGCGCATTCGCCGACGTCCACTTCGAGAAGTACCACGGAACCGGCAACGACTTCCTCGTGATCGACGCCGAAACGTACGTCCCCGACCGGCGGGGCCTCGCCAGTCGCGAGTGCGACCGCGAGACCGGCGTCGGCGCCGACGGTATCCTGTTCCTGGCGCTCGAGGACCGGTACAACCCGCCGCGGGTAATCATGACGCTCGTCCAGCCCGACGGCGGCACGGCGCCGATGTGTGGCAACGGCGCTCGCTGTGCCGGCCGGTGGGCGATGGAGCGCACCGGGAGCGACGAGGTCATGATCGACACCCAGGCCGGGACGCGACGTGCCTATCGCGTCGAGGGCGATGGGAGCGACGGGTACGACGGGAGCCACGGAAACGACAGCGACGAACAGGACCAGGACCAGGACGACCGGATCGCCGTCGAAATGGGCGATCCGACGTTCGACCCGAAGTCGATTCCGGTACTCGCGGACGAGCCCGTGATCGAGGAACCCATCGAGGGGCTCGAGGTCACGGTCGTCAACACGGGTGTTCCCCACGCGGTCGCCTTCGTCGACGACGTGGACGCGGTCGACCTCGAGGCCGTCGCGAAGCCGGTTCGCCACGCCGATGCGTTCCCGCTGGGGACGAACGTAAACCTGGCGAGCCCAGATACAGAGGGGTTCCGCCAGCGAACCTTCGAACGCGGCGTCGAGGGCGAAACCGACGCCTGCGGGACCGGAGCCGTGGCGATCGCTGCGGCCGCCCGTCGACTGGGGCTCGCCGACGGCGACTCGATTTCCGTCAGCCCACCGGGCGGCAACCTCGAGGTCGTCTTCGACGGCGACACCGCGACCCTGATCGGCCCGGTCGAACACGAGTTCGACGGCGAGGTGCAGACGACCCACTTCTCGTCGTTCGACCCGTGA
- the lysA gene encoding diaminopimelate decarboxylase translates to MSAAESGVPNPPIRRLGDWSASHLRNLADDYGTPLYVLDLERVQENYERLEAAFPDSEIMFAAKANALGRVLETLLEAGAGIECASAGELVRALEAGAPGERVHYTAVNPPAADLDVAVEAADEHPTLTITAGAEDTIDRLEERGYDGRLCLRVNPGIGAGHHEKVRTGADAKFGIPANQAVETAVDAAKRGLDIVGVHAHVGSGVSSDDLDAHREFVSRMGDLARELNETLTAASDAQAGLEFVDVGGGFGVPYREDEAPLDLEAVAEATRDALGAVDARLTIEPGRYLVADAGVLLAQVNTVKDTPETTVVGVDAGMTTLARPAMYGSHHPIRNLEADAVDRPENPQTVTGPICESSDVFCTDRSLPETARGDLFAIGNAGAYGYEMASTYNSRPRPASVVLEVDGSTALSRRRETLADIVRLERAARDGEVDSDEPNRSPPRGMSR, encoded by the coding sequence ATGAGCGCCGCCGAATCGGGGGTACCGAACCCGCCAATACGCCGCCTCGGCGACTGGAGCGCGAGCCACCTGCGGAACCTGGCCGACGACTACGGGACGCCGCTGTACGTCCTCGACCTCGAGCGCGTCCAGGAGAACTACGAGCGACTCGAGGCGGCGTTTCCCGACAGCGAAATCATGTTCGCGGCGAAGGCGAACGCGCTCGGCAGGGTACTGGAAACGCTGCTCGAGGCCGGTGCGGGCATCGAGTGCGCCTCCGCCGGCGAACTCGTCCGGGCGCTCGAGGCGGGCGCGCCGGGCGAGCGAGTCCACTACACGGCGGTCAACCCGCCCGCGGCCGACCTGGACGTCGCCGTCGAGGCGGCCGACGAGCACCCGACCCTGACGATCACCGCCGGGGCCGAAGATACCATCGACAGGCTCGAGGAACGCGGTTACGACGGCCGCCTCTGTCTCCGGGTAAATCCCGGCATCGGCGCGGGTCACCACGAGAAGGTCCGGACGGGTGCGGACGCGAAGTTTGGCATTCCAGCGAACCAGGCGGTCGAGACGGCCGTCGACGCCGCCAAGCGCGGGCTCGACATCGTCGGCGTCCACGCCCACGTCGGCTCCGGCGTCTCGAGCGACGACCTGGACGCCCACCGCGAGTTCGTCTCCCGGATGGGCGACCTCGCACGAGAGCTGAACGAGACGTTGACCGCCGCCTCCGACGCACAGGCAGGCCTCGAGTTCGTCGACGTCGGCGGCGGCTTCGGCGTCCCCTATCGCGAGGACGAAGCGCCACTGGACCTCGAGGCGGTCGCCGAAGCCACCCGCGACGCGCTGGGAGCGGTCGACGCCCGACTGACGATCGAGCCCGGCCGGTACCTGGTGGCTGACGCTGGCGTGCTCCTGGCGCAGGTGAACACGGTCAAGGACACCCCGGAGACGACCGTCGTCGGCGTCGACGCGGGCATGACGACGCTGGCCCGACCGGCGATGTACGGTTCGCATCATCCGATTCGGAACCTCGAGGCCGATGCCGTCGACCGTCCCGAGAACCCACAAACGGTGACGGGGCCCATCTGCGAGAGTTCGGACGTCTTCTGTACGGACCGCTCCCTGCCCGAAACAGCGCGTGGCGACCTGTTCGCGATCGGCAACGCCGGCGCCTACGGCTACGAGATGGCGAGTACGTACAACTCTCGCCCGCGGCCCGCCTCGGTCGTCCTCGAGGTCGACGGCTCGACGGCGCTCTCGCGGCGCCGCGAGACGCTCGCGGACATCGTACGGCTCGAGCGGGCGGCTCGAGACGGTGAGGTCGATAGTGACGAACCGAACCGCAGCCCACCACGGGGGATGTCCCGATGA
- a CDS encoding 2,3,4,5-tetrahydropyridine-2,6-dicarboxylate N-succinyltransferase, translating to MSPSTDGNTNGNANSNANADADADASALESEITDLWNRYEANDVDAESATEDDMATLETFLDALEAGDVRAAEPRGEDGAWEANAWVKQGILLNFGLRETRAREYGSVTYNDVLPLADSSDFGERGSRNTPDGTVVRRGAHVGSDCILMSPAFVNVGAHVGDGTLVDSCDTVGSCAQIGANVKLGANTLIGGVLEPVESAPVVIEDGVSLGAGCRVTSGFVVGENSVVGENTLLTPRIPVYDLVEEEVVYGELPTERRAFTRFVESSISDHDLFEGGAYKPAVVATALEDRTLERSEREEVLRDR from the coding sequence ATGAGTCCATCGACTGACGGCAACACGAACGGGAACGCGAACTCGAACGCAAACGCGGACGCGGACGCTGACGCGAGCGCACTCGAGTCCGAGATTACCGACCTGTGGAACCGCTACGAGGCGAACGACGTCGACGCCGAGTCGGCGACCGAAGACGACATGGCGACGCTCGAAACCTTCCTCGACGCGCTCGAGGCGGGCGACGTCCGCGCGGCCGAACCCCGCGGTGAAGATGGGGCGTGGGAAGCAAACGCCTGGGTCAAGCAGGGCATCCTGCTCAACTTCGGCCTTCGCGAGACTCGCGCCCGCGAGTACGGCAGCGTCACCTACAACGACGTGCTCCCGCTCGCGGACTCGAGCGATTTCGGCGAGCGCGGCTCCCGGAACACGCCCGACGGCACGGTCGTCCGGCGGGGCGCCCACGTCGGCTCGGACTGCATCCTGATGAGCCCCGCGTTCGTCAACGTCGGCGCCCACGTCGGCGACGGGACGCTCGTCGACTCCTGCGATACGGTCGGATCGTGCGCCCAGATCGGCGCGAACGTCAAGCTCGGCGCCAACACGCTGATCGGCGGCGTCCTCGAGCCCGTCGAGAGCGCACCAGTCGTCATCGAAGACGGCGTCTCGCTGGGCGCTGGCTGTCGCGTCACCTCGGGATTCGTCGTCGGCGAGAACTCCGTCGTCGGCGAGAACACGCTGCTCACCCCACGGATCCCAGTCTACGACCTCGTCGAGGAGGAGGTCGTCTACGGCGAGTTACCCACCGAACGGCGCGCCTTCACCAGATTCGTCGAGTCCTCGATCAGCGACCACGACCTGTTCGAGGGCGGCGCGTACAAGCCCGCCGTCGTCGCGACCGCCCTCGAGGACCGGACACTCGAGCGCTCCGAGCGCGAGGAGGTGTTACGGGACCGATGA
- the dapB gene encoding 4-hydroxy-tetrahydrodipicolinate reductase codes for MGVRVGVTGAAGRMGQRVLGVLTDRDDCEVTFAVNRSTDVERVQGIEIESALEINLLLEERDPDVVIDFTGPASALEYAAACAEAGVPFVTGTTGFSSDEESQLDAHGDDIALLHSPNFARGVQALLALVGDAVASLPGYDVELVETHHNGKRDAPSGTANRLLEEIEAAGDFTDRVHGREGEQPRTPSEIGVHALRAGNVTGEHEVVLAGNHEELRLTHRAEDRGVFAAGAVDAAVWLAGQEPGRYDFSEVLSA; via the coding sequence ATGGGGGTCCGGGTCGGCGTCACGGGCGCGGCCGGCCGGATGGGGCAACGCGTCCTCGGCGTGCTCACGGACCGCGACGACTGCGAGGTTACCTTCGCGGTCAACCGGAGCACCGACGTCGAGCGCGTCCAGGGCATCGAGATCGAGTCCGCTCTCGAGATCAACCTCCTGCTCGAGGAGCGCGACCCGGACGTCGTGATCGACTTTACGGGTCCGGCGTCGGCGCTCGAATACGCTGCCGCCTGCGCCGAGGCGGGCGTCCCCTTCGTCACGGGGACGACGGGCTTCTCTAGTGACGAGGAGTCCCAGCTCGACGCTCACGGCGACGACATCGCGCTGCTTCACAGCCCGAACTTCGCTCGTGGCGTCCAGGCGCTGCTCGCGCTCGTCGGGGACGCCGTCGCGAGCCTGCCCGGCTACGATGTCGAACTCGTCGAGACCCACCACAACGGGAAGCGCGACGCCCCGAGCGGGACGGCCAATCGACTGCTCGAGGAGATCGAAGCGGCCGGCGACTTCACGGACCGCGTCCACGGCCGGGAGGGTGAACAGCCACGAACGCCGAGCGAGATTGGCGTTCACGCCCTGCGAGCCGGGAACGTAACGGGGGAGCACGAGGTCGTCCTCGCCGGTAACCACGAGGAACTGCGACTCACCCACCGCGCCGAGGACCGCGGGGTCTTCGCCGCCGGCGCCGTCGACGCGGCGGTCTGGCTGGCCGGCCAGGAACCCGGCCGATACGACTTTTCGGAGGTACTTTCAGCATGA
- the dapA gene encoding 4-hydroxy-tetrahydrodipicolinate synthase: protein MTHDIDFTGVFPAMCTPFDADERIDYETLRADAQRLETAGVDGLVPVGSTGESATLTHDEHVRVLEAVIDAVDDVPVIAGTGSNNTREALELSERAADAGADGLLLISPYYNKPEQRGLLEHYLTIADAVDVPQIVYNVPSRTGRTIEPDTVVELADHPNIGGYKAAEGDLGVIGEIVERTADSDFSVLSGDDALTLPMLSIGGHGAISVVANIEPERTVAMVGAALEGDYERARAIHHELGPLMRELFVETNPIPVKEAMAIRGYGPARLRPPLTRLQDEYRDDLEAVLEDLENRPVSRAEAE from the coding sequence ATGACACACGACATCGACTTCACGGGCGTCTTCCCGGCAATGTGCACGCCCTTCGACGCCGACGAGCGAATCGACTACGAGACACTCCGCGCGGACGCCCAGCGCCTCGAGACCGCGGGCGTCGACGGCCTCGTCCCCGTCGGCTCCACCGGCGAGTCCGCCACCCTGACCCACGACGAGCACGTTCGCGTGCTCGAGGCGGTGATCGACGCCGTCGACGACGTACCCGTGATCGCGGGCACCGGTTCGAACAACACGCGCGAGGCGCTCGAACTCTCCGAGCGCGCGGCCGACGCCGGCGCCGACGGCCTCCTGTTGATCTCGCCGTACTACAACAAGCCCGAGCAGCGCGGCCTGCTCGAGCACTACCTGACCATCGCGGACGCGGTCGACGTGCCCCAGATCGTCTACAACGTGCCCTCGCGGACGGGCCGAACGATCGAACCGGACACGGTCGTCGAACTGGCCGACCACCCGAACATCGGCGGCTACAAGGCCGCCGAGGGCGACCTCGGCGTCATCGGCGAAATCGTCGAGCGGACCGCCGACTCGGACTTCTCGGTGCTCTCGGGTGACGATGCGCTCACTCTCCCGATGCTCTCGATTGGCGGGCACGGTGCGATCAGCGTCGTCGCCAATATCGAACCCGAACGAACCGTCGCGATGGTCGGGGCCGCCCTCGAGGGCGACTACGAGCGCGCCCGGGCCATCCACCACGAACTCGGGCCGCTGATGCGCGAACTCTTCGTCGAGACGAACCCCATCCCGGTCAAGGAGGCGATGGCCATCCGTGGCTACGGTCCCGCTCGATTACGCCCGCCGCTCACCCGCCTCCAGGACGAGTACCGCGATGACCTCGAGGCCGTCCTCGAGGACCTCGAGAACCGACCCGTCTCCCGGGCGGAGGCCGAGTAA
- a CDS encoding M48 family metallopeptidase, with protein sequence MNDFGLKVRMAIVGSVLFGFYLLGGLVFAAAFGAPLYLVLGVGIVVVPAIQYKLGRWMAVRSVGAEDMPESGQYQEIHHMTETLCERMGLETKPRLMVADMGVPNAFATGRKGAGIVVVSTELIRLLERDELEGVIAHELAHINNRDVITMVLGQSIGMIVSYAVFFVVRGLGENNIGSFVLAYVASIAANFLVMLFVMAISRYREYVADADAREAIGTGDPLARALEKISRGAEGRESRIDDSVSALCILNTDRSLLQQVLSTHPPTEKRIARLRN encoded by the coding sequence ATGAACGACTTTGGATTGAAAGTCCGGATGGCAATCGTCGGCTCGGTCCTGTTCGGCTTCTACCTCCTCGGGGGGCTCGTCTTCGCCGCAGCCTTCGGCGCGCCGCTGTACCTCGTCCTGGGCGTCGGAATCGTCGTCGTCCCGGCGATCCAGTACAAACTCGGCCGATGGATGGCCGTCAGGAGCGTCGGCGCCGAGGACATGCCGGAATCGGGGCAGTACCAGGAGATCCACCACATGACCGAAACGCTGTGTGAGCGGATGGGTCTCGAGACCAAACCTCGGCTCATGGTCGCGGATATGGGCGTCCCCAACGCGTTCGCGACGGGACGGAAAGGCGCCGGCATCGTCGTCGTCTCCACCGAACTCATCCGCTTGCTCGAGCGCGACGAACTCGAGGGCGTCATCGCCCACGAACTCGCCCACATCAACAACCGCGACGTGATCACGATGGTGCTCGGCCAGTCGATCGGCATGATCGTCAGCTACGCCGTCTTCTTCGTCGTCCGCGGCCTGGGCGAGAACAACATCGGGAGTTTCGTCCTCGCGTACGTCGCCTCCATCGCGGCGAACTTCCTCGTCATGCTGTTCGTCATGGCGATTAGCCGCTACCGCGAGTACGTCGCCGACGCCGACGCCCGCGAGGCTATCGGCACCGGCGACCCGCTGGCCCGCGCGCTCGAGAAGATTTCGCGGGGCGCCGAAGGGCGCGAGTCGAGGATCGACGACAGCGTCAGCGCGCTGTGCATTCTGAACACCGACCGCAGCCTCCTCCAGCAGGTGCTCTCGACGCACCCGCCAACGGAGAAACGCATCGCGCGGCTCCGGAACTGA
- a CDS encoding plastocyanin/azurin family copper-binding protein has protein sequence MERDNSVSRRRVLSAAGAGVTLALLAGCTEGGGPGDNNTTGDDTADGGDENETGAGGTDDETGDGNETGDGNETGDGNETGADGGGGDWEDVDEIVLDGITEGWEGVEPAPIEGETNPTLTLFEGQEYDITWENIDGQPHNIVIWDDNDEVVEDYQTEIIEEEGETQTLTLEATSEMTQYVCEVHIGTMLGEIQVESGG, from the coding sequence ATGGAAAGAGACAATTCAGTATCACGACGGCGAGTGCTCTCCGCCGCGGGCGCCGGTGTCACCCTAGCACTGCTCGCGGGCTGTACGGAAGGAGGCGGGCCGGGCGACAACAACACTACCGGCGACGATACGGCCGATGGCGGTGACGAGAACGAGACTGGCGCCGGTGGAACGGATGACGAGACCGGAGACGGCAACGAAACCGGAGACGGCAACGAAACCGGAGACGGCAACGAAACCGGCGCTGACGGCGGTGGGGGCGACTGGGAGGATGTCGACGAAATCGTCCTCGACGGGATCACCGAGGGGTGGGAGGGCGTCGAACCGGCGCCCATCGAGGGGGAGACCAACCCGACGCTCACCCTGTTCGAGGGCCAGGAGTACGACATCACCTGGGAGAATATCGACGGCCAGCCCCACAACATCGTAATCTGGGACGACAACGACGAGGTCGTCGAGGACTACCAGACCGAGATCATCGAGGAGGAAGGCGAAACCCAGACGCTGACGCTCGAGGCGACGTCGGAGATGACCCAGTACGTCTGTGAGGTGCACATCGGGACGATGCTGGGCGAGATTCAGGTCGAGTCAGGCGGGTGA
- a CDS encoding NYN domain-containing protein yields MTDVHPGQRVAVLVDAQNLYHTAQSIYSRNIDYSELLEEAVDGRQLTRAIAYVIRADSPEEESFFEALYDIGFEPKIKDIKRFSDGTKKADWDVGMSLDAVTLANHVDTMILCTGDGDFSRLCSHLRHEGVKVEVMAFESSTAEELVEAADDFEDLGERHETYLL; encoded by the coding sequence ATGACAGACGTTCATCCGGGCCAGCGCGTTGCGGTTCTGGTCGACGCGCAGAATCTGTATCACACCGCCCAGAGTATCTACAGCCGAAACATCGACTACTCGGAACTCCTGGAGGAGGCCGTCGACGGCCGTCAACTCACGCGCGCAATCGCTTACGTCATCCGGGCCGATTCGCCCGAGGAGGAGAGCTTCTTCGAGGCGCTGTACGATATCGGCTTCGAGCCCAAGATCAAGGACATCAAGCGCTTCTCGGACGGGACGAAGAAGGCCGATTGGGACGTCGGGATGAGCCTCGACGCCGTCACGCTCGCCAACCACGTCGACACGATGATCCTCTGTACGGGCGACGGCGACTTTTCGAGGCTCTGCTCGCACCTGCGCCACGAGGGCGTCAAGGTCGAGGTGATGGCGTTCGAATCCTCGACCGCCGAGGAACTCGTCGAGGCGGCCGACGATTTCGAGGACCTGGGTGAGCGCCACGAGACGTATCTTCTCTAA
- a CDS encoding AAA family ATPase, which yields MNVPEAARTGEATLQEIQTAVVGESGRLETILTAILARGHVLLEDVPGTGKTLTAQTIATALDLEFTRVQFTPDLLPADITGTHIYNEHDATFEFERGPIFANVVLADEINRAPPKTQAALLEAMGEGQVSVAGDTYDLPEPFFVIATQNPVEQEGTFPLPEAQIDRFMVKTSMGYPDRDGELTLIDRRASRQSRTPTVESVVDREAVLALQKVPETVTVDPAIRAYLIDVCRATRTDDRVQVGVSPRGIQRLFEASRARAVLAGRDYVAPEDVHAVVHPVLDHRLVLTTEADVRGVDRRAVIDGALNGVQVPSMGG from the coding sequence ATGAACGTTCCCGAGGCCGCGCGAACCGGCGAGGCCACCCTCCAGGAGATCCAGACCGCCGTCGTCGGCGAGTCCGGGCGACTCGAGACCATACTGACCGCCATCCTCGCCCGGGGCCACGTCCTGCTCGAGGACGTCCCCGGTACGGGGAAGACGCTGACCGCCCAGACGATCGCGACGGCACTCGACCTCGAGTTCACCCGCGTCCAGTTCACGCCCGACCTGCTCCCGGCGGACATCACGGGAACGCACATCTACAACGAACACGACGCGACCTTCGAGTTCGAACGCGGCCCGATATTCGCGAACGTCGTCCTGGCCGACGAGATCAACCGCGCGCCGCCAAAGACCCAGGCCGCCCTGCTCGAGGCGATGGGCGAGGGGCAAGTGTCGGTGGCCGGGGACACGTACGACCTGCCGGAGCCGTTTTTCGTCATCGCGACCCAGAACCCGGTCGAGCAGGAGGGGACGTTCCCGCTCCCGGAGGCCCAGATCGACCGGTTCATGGTCAAGACGTCGATGGGGTACCCCGACCGCGACGGCGAGTTGACGCTGATCGATCGCCGGGCGAGTCGTCAGTCCAGGACGCCCACGGTCGAGAGCGTCGTCGACCGCGAGGCGGTGCTGGCGCTCCAGAAGGTCCCCGAGACGGTGACCGTCGACCCCGCCATCCGGGCGTACCTGATCGACGTCTGCCGGGCGACCCGTACCGACGACCGCGTCCAGGTCGGTGTTTCGCCGCGGGGTATCCAGCGACTGTTCGAGGCCAGTCGGGCGCGAGCGGTGCTCGCCGGGCGGGACTACGTCGCCCCGGAGGACGTTCACGCGGTCGTTCACCCGGTCCTCGACCATCGGCTGGTGCTGACGACCGAGGCGGACGTTCGCGGCGTCGATCGGAGGGCAGTGATCGATGGCGCGCTCAACGGCGTCCAGGTGCCGTCGATGGGCGGGTGA
- a CDS encoding AEC family transporter: protein MEVLLRLLALLAVVLAGAGLRSAGILDATRTTRLNAATYYVALPALIFVATYDQAIASLLSPALFVGVVAVLATTAALAWAVHRNRDSSARRSVAVVQSYHSNLGYLGIPLVAATFDASVTAIASVILGIATLLQAPLTITILVAFNGAETSARRQFVRLLGNPVLLALVAGMVVGSLGLSVPGPFVTGLDALATLALPLALVCVGASLEFDLPELDPVATGAVTAMKVAVMPAVAWVIFSALAVDDATFTAAVVMLAMPTAVSTYVFSSELGGDERFASLNVFVTTVASVLTLFVVIALVGSA from the coding sequence ATGGAGGTTCTGCTCCGGTTACTAGCGTTGCTCGCCGTCGTGCTCGCCGGAGCAGGACTCCGATCGGCCGGGATCCTCGATGCAACGCGGACGACGCGACTGAACGCTGCCACCTACTACGTCGCCCTGCCGGCCCTGATATTCGTCGCCACCTACGACCAGGCGATCGCGTCGCTGCTCTCGCCGGCCCTCTTCGTCGGCGTCGTCGCCGTCCTGGCGACCACGGCGGCGCTGGCGTGGGCCGTCCACCGCAATCGCGACTCGAGCGCCCGGCGGAGCGTCGCCGTCGTCCAGTCGTACCACTCGAACCTGGGCTACCTGGGGATTCCGCTCGTGGCGGCGACTTTCGATGCGAGCGTAACCGCGATCGCGAGCGTGATCCTCGGCATCGCGACGCTGCTTCAGGCGCCCCTGACGATCACGATTCTCGTGGCGTTTAACGGGGCCGAAACGAGCGCGAGACGCCAGTTCGTTCGACTCCTCGGGAACCCCGTCTTACTCGCGCTGGTCGCCGGCATGGTCGTCGGCTCGCTGGGCCTCTCGGTGCCGGGGCCCTTCGTCACTGGCCTCGACGCACTCGCCACCCTGGCGCTTCCGCTCGCGCTCGTCTGCGTCGGTGCGTCCCTCGAGTTCGACCTTCCCGAACTCGATCCCGTCGCGACGGGTGCCGTGACCGCGATGAAGGTCGCGGTCATGCCCGCTGTCGCCTGGGTGATCTTCTCCGCGCTCGCAGTCGACGACGCAACGTTCACCGCCGCGGTCGTCATGCTGGCGATGCCGACGGCCGTCTCGACGTACGTCTTCTCGAGCGAACTCGGTGGCGACGAACGGTTCGCCTCGCTCAACGTCTTCGTGACGACGGTCGCGTCCGTGCTGACGCTGTTCGTCGTGATTGCGCTCGTCGGCAGCGCGTAA
- a CDS encoding MinD/ParA family ATP-binding protein has protein sequence MIVAVAGGKGGVGKSTMALNLGAELGAVVVDADLVAADLPAGSGRGPDLHDVLVGRATPLDAVDSTGSVQVLPCGRTLEGARASDLAELPRVVDALDRRYGRVVVDCPAGLARDVGVQLASADAAVLVTTPSKVAIHDAYRTRQLALALETPLAAVVVNRSRSRRDERLLDPVERHFGAPAVRVETRPAIAEAQSMGRPLRAVAPECPVLDALEALSRVIERRARRHSEHVETL, from the coding sequence ATGATCGTCGCCGTCGCCGGCGGCAAAGGCGGCGTCGGCAAGTCGACGATGGCGCTGAATCTCGGCGCAGAACTCGGGGCGGTCGTCGTCGACGCGGACCTCGTCGCCGCCGACCTCCCGGCGGGATCCGGACGCGGCCCAGACCTCCACGACGTCCTCGTCGGCCGGGCGACGCCCCTGGACGCCGTCGATTCGACCGGATCCGTCCAGGTCCTCCCCTGCGGTCGCACTCTCGAGGGCGCTCGAGCGTCGGACCTCGCCGAACTTCCACGCGTCGTGGACGCGCTCGACCGACGCTACGGTCGCGTCGTCGTCGATTGCCCGGCCGGACTGGCCCGCGACGTGGGAGTACAACTCGCCAGCGCGGACGCGGCGGTGCTCGTCACGACGCCATCTAAGGTCGCCATCCACGACGCGTATCGAACCCGCCAGCTCGCCCTGGCGCTCGAGACGCCGCTCGCGGCGGTCGTGGTCAACCGATCGCGTTCCCGTCGCGACGAACGCCTACTCGATCCAGTCGAGCGTCACTTCGGGGCACCTGCGGTGCGGGTCGAAACGCGACCTGCAATTGCCGAGGCGCAGTCGATGGGCCGCCCGCTTCGGGCAGTTGCGCCGGAGTGCCCCGTGCTCGACGCGCTCGAGGCACTCTCGCGGGTGATCGAACGCCGTGCTCGTCGGCATTCCGAACACGTCGAAACCCTGTAA
- a CDS encoding aminopeptidase gives MTDLRSPAETAVRQCLALEPDESCVVVTDDKRVQIGAALYEVASEITDDAVIVRYPPGETHGGEPPAPVAAAMADADVVLAPTSKSLSHTRARTEANEAGARVATLPGITEDVFTTGLDADYETIAAHCADVREQIDGADEVRVTTPIGTDVTFGIGNRQFLSDTGIVHEPGRMSNLPAGEVFVSPETADGTFVVDGTMMPHGLLEPGQTLEFEVEDGLVTRISDPEIRETVETAAEEVGDAAYNLAELGIGTNVAVTTLVGSVLLDEKAAGTVHIAIGDDAGIGGDVEAPIHLDGILREPTVYADGEEVTLPTSE, from the coding sequence ATGACGGATCTTCGATCACCTGCCGAGACCGCCGTTCGACAGTGCCTGGCCCTCGAGCCCGACGAATCGTGCGTCGTCGTTACCGACGACAAGCGGGTCCAGATCGGGGCGGCCCTCTACGAGGTGGCGAGCGAGATCACCGACGACGCGGTGATCGTGCGCTACCCGCCGGGAGAGACCCACGGCGGCGAGCCGCCGGCGCCCGTAGCGGCCGCGATGGCCGACGCGGACGTCGTCCTCGCGCCGACGAGCAAGAGCCTGAGTCACACCCGGGCGCGAACGGAGGCCAACGAGGCCGGCGCTCGTGTTGCGACCCTCCCGGGAATCACCGAGGACGTCTTCACCACCGGCCTGGACGCCGACTACGAGACGATCGCGGCCCACTGTGCGGACGTTCGCGAGCAGATCGACGGTGCCGACGAGGTTCGTGTGACGACGCCTATCGGTACCGACGTCACGTTCGGCATCGGCAACCGGCAGTTCCTCTCGGATACCGGCATCGTCCACGAACCCGGCCGGATGTCGAACCTCCCCGCCGGCGAGGTGTTCGTCAGCCCCGAGACCGCCGACGGGACCTTCGTCGTCGACGGCACCATGATGCCCCACGGATTGCTCGAACCGGGTCAGACGCTCGAGTTCGAGGTCGAAGACGGCCTCGTCACCCGGATTTCGGATCCGGAGATCCGCGAGACGGTCGAGACGGCGGCCGAGGAGGTCGGCGACGCGGCCTACAACCTGGCGGAACTGGGCATCGGGACGAACGTCGCGGTGACGACCCTGGTCGGGAGCGTCCTTTTGGACGAGAAGGCGGCCGGGACGGTCCACATTGCGATCGGCGACGATGCGGGAATCGGTGGCGACGTCGAGGCGCCGATTCATCTGGACGGGATCCTTCGTGAGCCGACGGTGTACGCCGATGGCGAGGAAGTGACGCTGCCCACGAGTGAGTAG